The Drosophila suzukii chromosome X, CBGP_Dsuzu_IsoJpt1.0, whole genome shotgun sequence DNA window CcataatttcaatttcaaatcAATTTCACTGCTGAATTGCCAGCGATAAGATCTGCATAAAGCCTGCGAAATTTCCAAAATGGTATCACGGCCCAATAATAAGTCGTTTTGCTTGGGagtttgtattattatttattaagaaGATTGGGAGATTAAGAATGAGACTGAACCGGTTACTTGGTATTTGGTGGCGTAATCCGGTTTCAGTGATTTTCCATTCCAATTCCATTCATTATTTCTACAACGAACTGCCACCATAAATCCGTAACTTTCGTAATTTGTGAtttctaatggtttttgtgaTCCCCTTATTTCACAACTCCATTCATACTTGATAATTCTTATTCGTATCGGTTTCGTAACGGTTTCAAGTGGAGTGCAATTTACGAGGTCCATAAATCAATACCGAATAGTAAACTGCACAAGCCCCGTGGCAATCCACAGGTCCACATCGCAACACTAGTCGTATCTATGCATTATCATATCGAACCCCTTCACCTTATCGCTGCTGCAAATCCCCCAGCATAAGGCCTGCAGGTGCTCTTCAAAAGCCCTTATCTTACTTCTTCAAATTAATACAATACTCGAAAATCCAAAGTGGCTTTTCTTTTATGATGGATTGAGGATTCTTTGATTAGATActtatataataaaacaaatgaAAGGTGGTCCTTTAAACAGAATAGAAAATCGGAAGTATCTTTTCGATCCCGTCTAACTTCAGTTAGTAGCTCTTGACATTAAATAAAGATATTGTCAATTGTTATGGTTTGGTTTAGGTATGTAgcttacgattttttaaataggTATGGTTCTTCGAGCAGGATAGATATTCGGAAATTACATGCAGGTTCCTTAAAATTGTAGTTAGTTCGTCTTTATCTTAAAGAAGGATGGTTCTTAAATCTCCGTTTCTTCCGATCACCTGCAGTCCCGGACACATGGGGTCGCTTGCCCATGGGTCTCTTCTGGGGCCACACCATCAGCATGGGTCAGTACGAGGAATGCGTGGCGGCGACCAGTACCCATACCGAGGAGGTCCGCGGACAGTACTGCCTGGCCAGTCTGAACATCACCACGTTCTACCAATCGGTTAAGAAACGTGGCGAAGAGTTCACACGTATTAGCTACAAGCAAACGGATCCCCAGATCTTCGAGCTGGGCATCTGTATTCCCAAGACGTGCAGTGCCGAGAAGGCCGATGAGCTGCTCAAATACGCCATCTACAAATTTTACGGCCAGGATGTGACGGAATCGGAAACTCCAATGGTCACCCAAACGCGCTGTAAATACGATGCGCCCATCGAGCTGCGCGGCATTGACATTTTCGCCATGTGAGTATGACTATAATAATCCAAATCCGATTATGTTACTAATTAAATATACCAACCCATGCAGCATTTTCTTCTCGCTGATCATCTTCTTCATGGTGGCCAGCAGTGTGTACGATTACATTCAGACCCGCAATGGAGGTAAGTTTCGGATATCCAAGTTGTCTGGGATAGGTTCTCTTGAGATCCTCTATTCACAGCACCCAAGAAACCCCTGCTGGTGGCCTTCTCCGTGCTGACCAATGCCCCCAAGATCTTCACCGTGAAGAAGGTGAACAATCCGAATGTGATCCACTGCCTGAATGGCTTGCGATGCTTCAGTATGATGTGGGTGGTCTTCGGTCACGGCTACATGACCTTCTACGACCTGCCGCACATTAACAAGAACAAATTCTACACCTGGGTGCAGACCCCGTACTCGATGCTGGTCCAGAACGGCTCCCTCTGCGTGGACACGTTCTTCTTCATGTCTGGTCTGTTGATGTGCTGGGGCGCCTTCCGCGAAATGGAGCGCACCAAGGGCAAGCTGAACATCCCGATGATGTACTTCCATCGCTACATCCGACTCACCCCGGTGGTCGCCGTCGTCGTCCTGTACATCATGTCGCTCTACAAGTACTCGGGCGCCGGACCCATGTGGTTCAAGCTGGGCACCCAGGACAAGAGGTGCGCCGACACCTGGTGGGCCACGCTGATCTACGTCCAGAACTACGCCTTCCCCTACAGCATTGTGAGTGATCATTCAAGTTTACACTTACCTTATCTATGGTTATTCTAACGATAACAGTTCTTGGTCTTTCAAAACTAACATCTATTTCAATTCAAGAGCAAATGATGACAtctattacaatttttcttatattAGTTATTGGTCTTTCAAACAAATTCATTTGCTATCTTCCAATAATTGTtattggtccttcgagccgcaTTCTTTTTATCTTAAGGATCTCAGCAAAATGATCAATTACAAATCTATCGAAAGCTAAGTCCTTTTAAGTTTAGAGAACCAAGGTAAATGACCAGTGAGGATTTCAGGAAATACCACCCATAAAAAAGCTAATAATATTTCTAATTATGAGTATATTGAATGTAAAAGCATATAAATCATCATTGTTAAAATGGTAGAAACACTAGATTACCATATTGATGGATCTTGAAATCCCTTTCCTAGTGCATCTCCCAATCCTGGTACCTGGCTGTGGACACCCAGCTCTACTTCCTCTCACCGCTGTTCCTCATCCCCCTGTGGAAGTGGGGCAAGAAGGCCCTGGTGCCCATCGTGATCTTCCTGATCCTGTGCCTGGGCGGCACCTTCGCTACGTTCATGTTGAATGACTTTACGCTCTTCCGGGTGCAGGACGATCATGTGGATCTGCGCCAGCGGTTGACCTACTACCCGACCCACACGCGCATTCCCACCTGGCTGATTGGCGTGATCTTCGGCTACTTCCTGTTCACCCGCAACCGTGGCCGCCAGATTCCGATGTCCAAGCCCATGGTGCTGGCCGGCTGGTTCGTGGCCTTCGGCACGATGTTGGCCTGCATGTGGGGACCCTACTGGCGCATCCTGCCCGACACCCCGGACTCGCCTCTGATTGAGGGCGCCTTCTTTGAGCCCCTGAGCCGGACCTCGTGGGCCCTTTCCATCGGCTGGATCGTTTGGGCCTGCTACAATGGTCACGGCGGCCTGATCAACGACTTCCTCTCCTGGGGCTTCTTCACGGGCTTCAGCCGACTGTGCTACTGCATGTACGTGATCCATCGCATTGTCCAGCTGGTCAACGCGGCGCGTCTGCAGACGGACACCCACTTCTCCAACTACGATGCGGTAAGTGGTGATAGGAGGATTTCTCTACCCGATTTACTAATTCCATATATCCTTTTTAGATCCTCCGCTGGTGGCACGACTTCGGCATCACTCTGAGCGCCTCCATCTTCGCCACTCTGGCCTTTGAGGCACCCATTTTGGGCATCGAGAAGGCCATCTTCGGCAAGCCGGCGCCCAAGAAGAAGCCCACTCCCGGTGAGCTGGCCAAAACTGCCGCTCCCGTCGAACCGGAACCGGAAACGAAACCGCAAGCGGTAACGGAAGTGGAGCCCAAGCTGGTCGAGGAGACCAAGGCGGAAATAACGCCCATCCCCACCAGCGAAGAGAATCCATCCAAGGCCTAGGCCTCCCAGCCTcgatacgattttttttttccaccATACGAACCAATTTTTTGTGTGTAGTTAGttctatttattaaaaattttaaacaaacaaCAGGAAATTTATTACAATCTCGTAAAGGTATCACACTTCAATGTCGGTTTCCTATTCCGGAAACCACTGGAAATAttgaaaaatcgaacatgaaaggGGGGTAAAATTTCGACCCTCtcttaaaacaaaaattttaatgtagatcattaaagaattcaaccacaaagtCATAGAGGTATCAACCTCCAAAATCGGTATCCAATTAGCAAAGTTATGGGATTTAGAAGATGAGTTTTGGGTTCCTATTCCGAAAACccttggaaatacggaaaaatcgaacatggaaaggggttaaaatttcgaccctcttttaaaaaaaaaattttaatgtagTTCATTAGAGAactcaaccacaaactcatagaggtatcaacCTCCAAAATCGGTATCCAATTAGCAAAGTTATGGACTTTAGAAGATGAGTTTGGGGTTCCTATTccgaaaaccattggaaatacggaaaaatcgaacatggaaAGGGGGTAAAATTTCGACCCtcttttaaaacaaaaattttaatgtagatcattagagaattcaaccacaaactcatagaggtatcaaactccaaaatcgggatccaattacccaagttataaAATTTAGAAGTGTAGTTTTGGGTTCCcgttctgaaagccattggctttttgtttttcgtcttaaaaataataacaaactCATAGCTCGACCAATTTGAACttgattttaaaaaccaactacatttaaagttgctTATTTAATCTTCTAATTAGcttttatttacttttgaaTGCTTGGTACATTTTTTGACTAACATGTATGCTTATCTTAGCATAAAAAAAGCTGTCCAGCCGAGACACGAACCGGCGAGTCGAGTGCTCGGCTTTTTTAGTCCCTTTCCACACTCCGGAATATTCGGGCGGCCCGCGTATGGTCACACTCTTATTTACTCGGTAAAAAATGGAGGCAGAACAACAAGAATTCGTAAGTTCCGTTTTCAAAAccaaagcaaacaaacaaataaatattgttgAACACTAAAAATCGCAAAGGAATCGCTTAACgaaattttggtttttcaaCCTGTTTTCCCGTTTGCCAGCGTGTAtttgtgtgcgtgtgtttCTGTCGGTATGCGAGTGCTCACCTGTAAGTGTGTGTTGGGCAAACTTTATGTTTCGGTATTTGTGCGTTTGTTCCGCAATTGCAGTACATGTGTGTATGTTTGTGCATGCATGGAAATGTGTGTGCGTGTTTATGTCGGTTAACACGTGCCGCCCCCGCCCCTCCGCTAACGCTCCATCTCCCTCCCACACGCATTCCGTTGCAGCTCTCTTATCaatgcaacaacaacaagaaatgtgtgcgtgtgtgtgtgggttcGCTTCATTAGGGAAAGTGATTTCCGGAGTGcagttgtttttgttgttgcaaAAGGGTCAAAAACCTGTTTTAGTTGCAagcaaaaaacaacaaaataagagaaaaattgagaaaaaCGAATGGAGGAAAAACGCTTTCCCTTCGTTAAAATAGCTGTAATTTcttgttgtatttttttaagccGGCCAATTTTGCATTGCACAAATCTTTGTTCCCAATCCCACTgtcaaacacacacacatacacatgCAACTGCACTGCCATTGTTTGCTTAATCACTTAACGGGAGCGAAAGGGAGAGAAGAAGAGCGGAGGGAGTGAGAGAGAGCGAGTAAATATATTCATTTAACTGGGACCTAAAAATTCCATAATTTAATTGTTATTAATTTAAGtgttattaaaatttttcgaaaatatagtattttaaaaataggCGTCACTTTAAATCTCCAACATTATTTTTCTCCTTTAAATGATAAACAATTGTACAAAATAATCTGCACAAATTTCGAAAATTATTAAATGATTCATTGTTTCACAACGctttacaaatttaaaaaaactaaattaaattaaatacattttaaataattcaaaatgctgcaaaatggtatttttaacaattaacttaaagcttttaattaattcaagACACCAAAAAAAGATgtttgatttgtttttatgattttctaaatctaaaaattaaaaaaagtttaatttgAGTAATATTCCTTATACTAATACTAaattatgttttctttttaatttgtatcataaaatattttttaaaatcttcCCAGAATTCTAGaaattgtgcaaatatttctTCGAAATTTATTTGTCATTCTGCATTCTGGTTTAATAATTTCTACATCGAAATTTCTTTGCAGTCGCCAGTTTTTCCCAATTTCAGTTTGCCATTTTCTCTACGCCATTCGGAAGTGGCGTTGTTTATGTGCTTTCCtgataatttatttattttcttctaAAGATCCCCCAAACCATCCACCTCGTAAATTCGTATTTCCTTGGAAATTCGGTTTCGGGTGTTCGAAATGAGTTTTAACCGAAAATCATTTCATTCATGCAAATCTATCGTGTTGTTATTGCACGTGTGTTGATGAGGAGGGAAAATTATAGAGGGGGTAAGGTCAAATTGTGGTTTATTTTGCTGATTTGCCAATAATATCAGTATTTCAGGACGGAATTGAAACCACTTTTTGTATTATACGGAAATCTAAGCTATAAATAATCAGATTCTAATCAATAATACGATTTTTCAAGTTTTTTTAAGTGGGCTGTCTCGGTAgattaatattacaaaatcCTATATTTCGAACAGTGAAGAATGTTTCAATGGGTTCCCAATGGATTACATATCAATATTTCAGGTCGGATTTGGTAttactttttataaaaatcacGATTTTAAGCTATAGGTAATCATTTtgtaatcattaaaaattttGATGGATTAAAAATTGCCATAACTCAAACACTGAATATTGGTTCAATGGATTCCCATTTCTTTTGTGGTATTTATAGGATACCGATTGGGATTAGCTTGATGAAAAGTCCAGAAAATTCCCATCGCCATTCTCCTCATTTTCACTCCCGCAATTTGCGCATATTTCGTGTGCGCACAATTGATTTCCCTTGAATTGACATTACCAACTACAAATTGTTGCGTTTTCATTGTTGCATATTTGCCAACTTTTGTGGATGCCACCACCCccatctgtctgtctgtctgtctatctgctcGATGCATAAATCAAATTGCTCATAAAAAGGGCAGACAGTCGGGCAACAACAATGACAACACTTCACCCAGCCAGCTCTCTGGTTCCTGGTGCTCCATTCGGTTCCATGTGcactaataaatttatttgtgCTGTAAATACGCCAGTGGCGGTGGGTAGAAGGGGTATCTTATGTTGGTGCCCAAAAATTGGGTTATTTTACAAATCATATTCCAATGAAATGCATCTAAGGTTATTTGAAAATCCTGCACAGAGAAAATgctgacgttctcatctgagttgaaaatgtccttaaaaataatcaatcaataaaatcataatgttgttaaataaactcagtTTAACTTTTCACTTCTCACCATTTCATtctaatattgagaacattgataccaaaatgtacttacacggttttaAAGAAcaaatgttctcaattcaagaacaacgTAGTTGAATAGTTCTTTTTGCGTACTGTTTCTGAAATATACCATACCATATCATTCCATTTCTGTTTTGAAATTcatgttaaatattttgttttaatgaACACCGTTTACGAAGCTTTTAGTTCTCAAATAAATACACAAACTATGATTACAACTCTGTGATTGTGAGCTCCCCCAAAATAATTATTACTGAATTCCCTGGGCTCTTTAGTTACCCCTTTGAAAACGCATACTGCATTCCCACAAAACCCCTTTGCGGCAATTCCTTCAACTCCACCTCTGCGCTGCAAGCGCTTACAAAGTTATGAAATATTTGTGTCCCATTGCAGTTGACTGCTCGTACTGTCCttctcccccccccccaaaaaaaaaaaaaaaagttggctTCCTTTCTTCCTTGCCACGAAAACATTTTGCCCTTTTCGGTTGCCCTGGATTTATTGTGGCATCCTTGTGCCGGGATTTTGAACCCAGCCAGCCAAAGTACAATAACCCATGTCAGCAGAGGGCAGGATAAAATCCAGGATGAGGTACGGCCGCCTGTTGCTATGCCTGTTCTTGATTCTGGGCTGACTGGGCTTCCTCATTTGCGTTGATTAAGCCGCGAGGGCTGTGCCACAGATAGCAGCCACAATAACTTTCATTAAAAACGAAAAGCGgagaataaaaataaaatggaaaataaacaaaaacggCGTTGGCGTTGGCGTTGCCTTTGCCGTTGTGCAACTGGGCCCATGTGTGTACGTACGCTGGTGGAAATGGGTCagcccaatcccaatcccaatcccgtATACCCATATACCCATATACCCATGCTCATTCCCAGTGCTCCCTTATCATAACCCACAGCCCACCAAAGTGGGACAGCCGCCCGAATCGAAACTGGAACGAGAAGGaggggtttttttttatatttcccCCCGATTCTCTGGGAGCCCCGAGCGTCtagcaaaaataatattccGAAAATAAACAACCAGGAGAAAAAATATAACAGGGGAGGGCAAAGACAAGCCCACAAATGCGAAAAAAGTACGTGAAAAAAACTACAAAAGGTGTAGACTCCCCACAGAATATTGTTTGCACAGTCGGGAGTTGAACTATACAGAACTTAATGGTAGCTTTTCTAACCataaaatttaactaaatacctCTAAAAGTACCTAACTAGATATGGCTAAGCACTGTAAACTACTTTGTAGCACTCAAAACTTTTACGTTTTTCAGAAATGTAAACCTTTTGCATCTGGAAAATTGAATTGCGCCATTTTTCCGATTACTACAGTACACTTGCCTGGGTATTTATGGCATATATAGTAGGTATTTGTATATTGGCATGAATCTTATTGTTCGAGAATATTTCATTGATACTCGTATGGGTGCAAGTGGAAGCTGCTCTGAATAGTTCTTTGTACCTACTTGTATATTATTCTTAATGGTATAAAGAtgtgtttattttttctcTAAATATACACTCCTATAAAGATTTGTAGATTTGTTGTGGAATGCTTCCCAGACAAGAAGCTCATTGTTTTGATTTAATGCTTTTGGGAGCTGTATTTGAGTATTAATTTTAAGTTAGAACTCTCTAAATGATATTCAAATTTGATACTATGACCTCGCATatgtctatatatatatatatatatatatgtataaatcTCAGGGTTAGTACTTCCAGAATCAACACAGTGTTTAAACTAGTAAAGCTACAGCTTCCATATTTTCaccaaatatttattttgtagtGCTGATTTGTGCTTAGAATGGGTGTTTTTTCCTAAGAGACCAGAAACAGCTCCAAAGAAATCAAGTTGGTTTTGAATACTTAAAATCAAAGGAAATTCTTGATGGTgttttgtaaaattttagagGAGATATCTGATCTGCACCCTCTTAACCCCCTAAATCTCGACAAATGGCCATTAATTTCCGTGCTTCCTGCATGGTAACCCCTCCGATTGTTTGCCCCACTGCGGCGGGGATGTGTTTGCCACCAAAGTGGGTCAATGGATATATCCGTCTGGCTATCTGAGTCCGGCCATTTAATCGTGGCCAGATCCCTGGTCCGCTGCTTATTACGATTTTCCATTTACTTGTGCATAATTGGAACTATTGCGATTGCCAttggaggaggaggatgaggatgaggatgaggaggaGCACTTGGTGTGCAGCTAGGGCATTGTGTTTcatttttgttgtttgccTCATGCCTCCATGCCAATCATGCAGGTTGTTGAACTCCCTAGACCCGACTCGCACACTCGCATGTGACCGACCGATGGAGTGGCTCTCAGAGACCAGAGACCCAGGCTCCCAGTTCCCAGCTTTCAACTCCCAGCTCTTCTCTTCCGCCGCCAGTTTattctgattctgattctgaATCCGAATCCCAATCT harbors:
- the LOC108015035 gene encoding nose resistant to fluoxetine protein 6, with amino-acid sequence MKDHFSVLAVALLIVTVGAQDPSSNYLLTGHSTPWSNSLAHQFFSLASQHALLENRTKSGLVKRVYEDRTFDDDLCDRDVTFIRDSIDNLEEWALEFPDTWGRLPMGLFWGHTISMGQYEECVAATSTHTEEVRGQYCLASLNITTFYQSVKKRGEEFTRISYKQTDPQIFELGICIPKTCSAEKADELLKYAIYKFYGQDVTESETPMVTQTRCKYDAPIELRGIDIFAIIFFSLIIFFMVASSVYDYIQTRNGAPKKPLLVAFSVLTNAPKIFTVKKVNNPNVIHCLNGLRCFSMMWVVFGHGYMTFYDLPHINKNKFYTWVQTPYSMLVQNGSLCVDTFFFMSGLLMCWGAFREMERTKGKLNIPMMYFHRYIRLTPVVAVVVLYIMSLYKYSGAGPMWFKLGTQDKRCADTWWATLIYVQNYAFPYSICISQSWYLAVDTQLYFLSPLFLIPLWKWGKKALVPIVIFLILCLGGTFATFMLNDFTLFRVQDDHVDLRQRLTYYPTHTRIPTWLIGVIFGYFLFTRNRGRQIPMSKPMVLAGWFVAFGTMLACMWGPYWRILPDTPDSPLIEGAFFEPLSRTSWALSIGWIVWACYNGHGGLINDFLSWGFFTGFSRLCYCMYVIHRIVQLVNAARLQTDTHFSNYDAILRWWHDFGITLSASIFATLAFEAPILGIEKAIFGKPAPKKKPTPGELAKTAAPVEPEPETKPQAVTEVEPKLVEETKAEITPIPTSEENPSKA